In the Leifsonia sp. 466MF genome, one interval contains:
- a CDS encoding amino acid ABC transporter ATP-binding protein: protein MTDTKTPMVLAEGVSKSFGSNEVLKSIDLKVNPGEVLCIIGPSGSGKSTFLRCINHLERVDAGRLSVDGEVVGYRQHGDKLYELKPKEAARQRREIGMVFQRFNLFPHMTALENIIEAPIRVKGLSKAKAVERATELLARVGLSDKGDHYPSQLSGGQQQRVAIARALAMDPKLMLFDEPTSALDPELVGEVLDVMKGLAASGMTMVVVTHEMGFAREVADELVFMDGGVVVESGDPREVLSNPQHQRTQAFLSKVL from the coding sequence ATGACCGACACGAAGACCCCCATGGTGCTGGCCGAGGGCGTCTCGAAGAGCTTCGGCTCGAACGAGGTGCTCAAGAGCATCGACCTCAAGGTGAACCCGGGCGAGGTGCTGTGCATCATCGGCCCGTCGGGCTCCGGCAAGTCGACGTTCCTCCGCTGCATCAACCATCTGGAGCGCGTCGACGCCGGCCGTCTCTCGGTCGACGGCGAAGTGGTCGGCTACCGCCAGCACGGCGACAAGCTGTACGAGCTGAAGCCGAAGGAGGCCGCCCGGCAGCGTCGCGAGATCGGGATGGTGTTCCAGCGGTTCAACCTCTTCCCGCACATGACCGCGCTGGAGAACATCATCGAGGCGCCCATCCGTGTGAAGGGCCTCTCGAAGGCGAAGGCGGTGGAGCGCGCGACCGAGCTGCTCGCCCGCGTGGGACTCAGCGACAAGGGCGACCACTACCCGTCGCAGCTGTCCGGCGGTCAGCAGCAGCGCGTAGCGATCGCGCGTGCGCTCGCGATGGACCCCAAGCTGATGCTGTTCGACGAGCCCACCTCGGCGCTCGACCCGGAGCTCGTCGGCGAAGTGCTGGATGTGATGAAGGGCCTCGCCGCGAGCGGCATGACCATGGTGGTCGTGACGCACGAGATGGGCTTCGCCCGCGAGGTCGCGGACGAGCTGGTGTTCATGGACGGCGGCGTCGTCGTCGAGTCCGGCGACCCGCGCGAAGTGCTCAGCAACCCGCAGCACCAGCGGACGCAGGCGTTCCTCTCGAAGGTGCTCTAG
- a CDS encoding MFS transporter → MAVSTYTSLLKTPGVARIIAAQLTARFPFGMLSLAFLLHIERVHDSYGAAGLVLGAMSIGQAIAGPMTSRLMGVLGMRVVLWTTLALCSVAVAAIGLFVMPIPLTMGVAFFAGLSMPPIQPAVRTIYPKMVNSRQLTPLFSLDASAQEIIWIAGPVAITFVSTQIGTVEGILMSVAIMLAGGCWFISSPEVGRVRIPRSKRRFGTVLARPPVLLATVVGFLLIGSCSAVEAGVVATFGEGSPLAGIVLAIWSLGSLVGGLAFGHVPIGPWATARRMLIVFVGVVLSTFMLWSWWGLSLTLLIAGLGIAPALAVLFAIVSASVKFSDTAEAYGWVGTGQLIGAALGSAVAGFLIDGVGAVGAFWVAGAFALVGFVVPALAHRIHPDLRGRDASPIPDTEPVPVQPS, encoded by the coding sequence ATGGCTGTGAGCACCTACACGAGCCTCCTGAAGACGCCGGGCGTCGCCCGCATCATCGCGGCTCAGCTCACCGCACGCTTCCCGTTCGGCATGCTGTCGCTCGCCTTCCTGCTGCACATCGAGCGCGTCCACGACTCGTACGGCGCCGCGGGTCTGGTGCTCGGCGCGATGAGCATCGGACAGGCCATCGCCGGGCCGATGACCAGCCGGCTGATGGGCGTCCTGGGCATGCGGGTCGTGCTCTGGACGACGCTCGCGCTTTGCTCGGTGGCGGTCGCCGCGATCGGCCTCTTCGTCATGCCCATCCCCCTGACCATGGGCGTTGCGTTCTTCGCCGGCCTCAGCATGCCGCCCATCCAGCCGGCCGTCCGCACGATCTATCCGAAGATGGTCAACTCGCGGCAGCTGACCCCGCTGTTCTCGCTCGACGCCTCGGCGCAGGAGATCATCTGGATCGCCGGCCCGGTCGCCATCACCTTCGTCTCGACCCAGATCGGAACCGTCGAGGGAATCCTGATGTCGGTCGCGATCATGCTCGCCGGCGGATGCTGGTTCATCTCGTCGCCCGAGGTCGGCCGGGTGCGCATCCCGCGCAGCAAGCGGCGGTTCGGGACGGTGCTGGCGCGGCCGCCCGTGCTCCTCGCGACGGTCGTCGGCTTCCTGCTCATCGGCTCCTGCTCGGCGGTCGAGGCCGGTGTGGTCGCGACGTTCGGAGAGGGGTCTCCGCTCGCGGGCATCGTGCTCGCCATCTGGTCGCTCGGCTCGCTGGTCGGCGGCCTTGCGTTCGGTCACGTGCCGATCGGGCCATGGGCGACCGCGCGGCGCATGCTCATCGTCTTCGTCGGCGTCGTGCTGTCGACGTTCATGCTGTGGTCGTGGTGGGGGCTGTCGCTCACCCTCCTGATCGCCGGCCTCGGCATCGCCCCCGCCCTCGCCGTGCTGTTCGCGATCGTGTCGGCGAGTGTGAAGTTCTCGGACACCGCGGAGGCCTACGGCTGGGTCGGAACCGGCCAGCTCATCGGAGCCGCCCTCGGTTCCGCGGTCGCGGGCTTCCTCATCGACGGCGTCGGTGCGGTCGGCGCCTTCTGGGTGGCCGGGGCCTTCGCCCTGGTCGGCTTCGTCGTGCCCGCCCTGGCGCACCGCATCCACCCCGACCTGCGCGGTCGCGACGCCTCCCCCATCCCCGACACGGAGCCCGTCCCCGTCCAACCCTCCTGA
- a CDS encoding sulfurtransferase codes for MATETSPLITAAALDVALGAESLWSGAGRRRSAWRVLDVRWKLGGPPGREEFERGHIPGAVYVDLDTELAGHGEPTDGRHPLPSPDAFQEAARRWGLGDGDSVVVYDDASGTSAARAWWLLRHAGVRDVRVLDGGIAAWRDAGMPLEKGPDATPIPGSIHVQFGALPTLDGDAAAALAAAADAVLLDARAAERFRGEVEPVDPRPGHIPGAVSAPTTDNVDADGRMLPADALAERFRGLGIDADTPVGVYCGSGVTAAHEALAMVVAGLPLPALYAGSYSAWSNDPERPVVTGA; via the coding sequence ATGGCAACGGAGACTTCTCCGCTGATCACCGCCGCCGCGCTGGACGTCGCTCTCGGGGCTGAATCCCTGTGGAGCGGCGCCGGCCGGCGGCGTTCGGCGTGGCGCGTGCTCGACGTCCGCTGGAAGCTGGGCGGACCGCCCGGCCGCGAGGAGTTCGAGCGCGGGCACATCCCCGGCGCGGTGTACGTCGACCTGGACACCGAGCTGGCCGGGCATGGCGAGCCCACGGATGGTCGCCACCCGCTTCCGTCGCCGGACGCCTTCCAGGAGGCGGCGCGACGCTGGGGCCTCGGCGACGGCGACTCCGTCGTCGTGTACGACGACGCCTCCGGAACGTCCGCCGCCCGGGCGTGGTGGCTGCTGCGCCACGCGGGCGTGCGCGACGTCCGCGTCCTCGACGGCGGGATCGCCGCCTGGCGCGACGCCGGGATGCCGCTCGAGAAGGGGCCTGACGCTACGCCGATCCCCGGCAGCATCCACGTGCAGTTCGGCGCGCTTCCGACCCTCGACGGCGACGCGGCTGCCGCCCTCGCCGCCGCGGCGGACGCCGTGTTGCTGGACGCGCGCGCGGCCGAACGCTTCCGCGGCGAAGTGGAGCCGGTCGATCCGCGACCCGGCCACATCCCGGGTGCCGTCAGCGCACCCACCACGGACAATGTCGACGCCGACGGACGGATGCTTCCCGCCGACGCGCTGGCGGAACGGTTCCGCGGCCTCGGCATCGACGCCGACACGCCCGTCGGCGTGTACTGCGGATCGGGCGTCACGGCCGCCCACGAAGCCCTCGCCATGGTCGTCGCCGGTCTTCCGCTGCCCGCTCTGTACGCGGGTTCGTACTCGGCGTGGTCGAACGACCCGGAACGGCCGGTCGTTACGGGAGCGTGA
- a CDS encoding ribonucleoside-diphosphate reductase subunit alpha, whose amino-acid sequence MAITVVKRNGEREPYDANKINLAIENAAQGLDENITWVTQIASELELTLFDGITTQQLDEAVIQVALQNVKDDPAFDTVAARLLLKTIYKRVLGDYESHDELVELHTSRFRGYIERGVAETLLDGRFTTAFDLDRLAGYLDPSRDELLKYIGVVTLNNRYGIKARNGDSLEVPQFFWMRIAMGLSLNEADPTSHAIAFYDKMSKLEYLAAGSTLVNAGTAYPQLSNCFVMEMQDDIEHIAKSVRDVMWLTKGTGGIGLSVTKLRAQGSPIRSNNTTSTGPIPFMHTIDSVLRAVSRGGKKFGALCFYMENWHMDFPEFLDLRQNSGDPYRRTRTANTAVWISDEFMKRVQNDEDWYLFDPLEVADLNELYGKAFSERYAHYVAEAEAGNLKMFKKISARAQFKDILMSLQTTSHPWLTWKDTINNRALNNNTGTIHLSNLCTEITLPQDRDNVSVCNLASINLSRHLVDGKMDWERIEASARQAVRQLDNLIDITVSSVPEADFSNQQNRAIGLGVMGFTDVVEKLGLSYESEEAYALIDEIMEHVSYAAIDESADLAQERGAYPNFEGSRWSQGLVPYDSIALTEADRGVPITVDRTIRLDWDRLREKVKGGMRNATLMAIAPTASIGLVAGTTPGFDPQFSQIFSRSTSSGKFLEVNRNLVETLQERGIWQDVREAILRSQGDIQNIAEIPDEVKATFKTSFQLSPYAFIEVAARAQKWIDQAISRNMYLETRDLGDMMDIYYAAWEKGVKTTYYLHMKPRHQAEQSTVKVNKAEEISGGRKGFASVGAGAPAPAAAPAVTETAPASAPARRGFGFGGLGSSTPAGGENK is encoded by the coding sequence GTGGCTATCACAGTCGTGAAGCGCAACGGCGAGCGCGAGCCGTACGACGCCAACAAGATCAACCTGGCCATCGAGAATGCGGCCCAGGGTCTTGACGAGAACATCACGTGGGTGACGCAGATCGCGAGCGAGCTCGAGCTCACGCTCTTCGACGGCATCACGACGCAGCAGCTCGACGAGGCGGTCATCCAGGTCGCCCTCCAGAACGTCAAGGACGACCCGGCGTTCGATACCGTCGCCGCGCGCCTCCTCCTCAAGACGATCTACAAGCGCGTGCTCGGCGACTACGAGAGCCACGACGAGCTCGTCGAGCTCCACACCTCCCGCTTCCGCGGCTACATCGAGCGGGGCGTCGCCGAGACGCTGCTCGACGGCCGTTTCACGACCGCGTTCGACCTCGACCGCCTGGCCGGCTACCTCGACCCCTCCCGCGACGAACTGCTGAAGTACATCGGCGTCGTCACCCTCAACAACCGCTACGGCATCAAGGCGCGCAACGGCGACTCCCTCGAGGTGCCCCAGTTCTTCTGGATGCGCATCGCGATGGGCCTCTCCCTCAACGAGGCCGACCCCACCAGCCACGCCATCGCGTTCTACGACAAGATGTCGAAGCTCGAGTACCTGGCCGCCGGATCGACCCTGGTCAACGCCGGAACCGCCTACCCGCAGCTCTCCAACTGCTTCGTCATGGAGATGCAGGACGACATCGAGCACATCGCGAAGAGCGTCCGCGACGTCATGTGGCTCACCAAGGGCACCGGCGGCATCGGCCTCTCGGTCACCAAGCTGCGTGCGCAGGGCTCGCCCATCCGCTCCAACAACACCACCTCCACCGGTCCGATCCCGTTCATGCACACGATCGACTCGGTACTGCGCGCGGTCAGCCGCGGCGGCAAGAAGTTCGGCGCCCTGTGCTTCTACATGGAGAACTGGCACATGGACTTCCCGGAGTTCCTCGACCTCCGTCAGAACTCCGGCGACCCGTACCGCCGCACCCGCACGGCCAACACCGCGGTGTGGATCAGCGACGAGTTCATGAAGCGCGTCCAGAACGACGAGGACTGGTACCTCTTCGACCCGCTGGAGGTCGCCGACCTCAACGAGCTGTACGGCAAGGCCTTCTCGGAGCGCTACGCGCACTACGTCGCCGAGGCCGAGGCCGGCAACCTCAAGATGTTCAAGAAGATCAGCGCCCGCGCGCAGTTCAAGGACATCCTGATGAGCCTCCAGACCACCAGCCACCCGTGGCTGACCTGGAAGGACACCATCAACAACCGTGCCCTCAACAACAACACGGGCACCATCCACCTCTCCAACCTGTGCACCGAGATCACGCTGCCGCAGGACCGCGACAACGTCTCGGTCTGCAACCTCGCGTCGATCAACCTGTCGCGTCACCTGGTCGACGGGAAGATGGACTGGGAGCGCATCGAGGCCAGCGCCCGCCAGGCGGTCCGCCAGCTCGACAACCTCATCGACATCACCGTGTCGAGCGTTCCCGAGGCCGACTTCTCGAACCAGCAGAACCGCGCGATCGGCCTCGGCGTCATGGGCTTCACCGACGTCGTCGAGAAGCTGGGCCTCAGCTACGAGAGCGAAGAGGCCTACGCCCTGATCGACGAGATCATGGAGCACGTCTCGTACGCCGCCATCGACGAGAGCGCCGACCTGGCGCAGGAGCGCGGCGCGTACCCGAACTTCGAGGGCTCCCGCTGGTCGCAGGGTCTGGTGCCTTATGACTCGATCGCCCTCACCGAGGCCGACCGCGGCGTCCCGATCACCGTTGACCGCACCATCCGCCTCGACTGGGACCGTCTCCGCGAGAAGGTCAAGGGCGGCATGCGCAACGCCACCCTCATGGCCATCGCGCCGACCGCGTCGATCGGTCTCGTCGCGGGCACCACGCCCGGCTTCGACCCGCAGTTCTCGCAGATCTTCAGCCGGTCGACCTCCTCGGGCAAGTTCCTCGAGGTCAACCGCAACCTGGTCGAGACGCTGCAGGAGCGCGGCATCTGGCAGGACGTCCGCGAGGCGATCTTGCGGTCGCAGGGCGACATCCAGAACATCGCGGAGATCCCGGACGAGGTTAAGGCCACGTTCAAGACGAGCTTCCAGCTCTCGCCGTACGCCTTCATCGAGGTCGCGGCCCGCGCCCAGAAGTGGATCGACCAGGCGATCAGCCGCAACATGTACCTCGAGACGCGCGACCTCGGCGACATGATGGACATCTACTACGCGGCCTGGGAGAAGGGCGTCAAGACGACGTACTACCTCCACATGAAGCCGCGTCACCAGGCCGAGCAGTCGACCGTCAAGGTCAACAAGGCCGAGGAGATCAGCGGAGGCCGCAAGGGCTTCGCCTCGGTCGGCGCCGGCGCTCCGGCTCCGGCTGCGGCTCCCGCCGTCACGGAGACCGCGCCGGCCTCCGCCCCCGCTCGCCGTGGCTTCGGCTTCGGCGGTCTCGGTTCCTCCACCCCGGCGGGCGGTGAGAACAAGTGA
- a CDS encoding SDR family NAD(P)-dependent oxidoreductase: MAQYDVADRSAIVTGGGSGIGRAIALTLAASGASVLVTDLNEEHAKAVVDEITAAGGTARALAGDVTDPEFATASVAAANELAPLRIAVNNAGIGGASAPVGEYPVDSWRKVIEVNLNAVFYGMQPQLDAIAANGGGAIVNMASILGSVGFANSSAYVTAKHALLGLTQNAAIEYAGQNVRVVAVGPGFIRTPLVASNLDADALKFLEGKHALGRLGEPEEVAALVVFLASDAASFITGSYHLVDGGYTAQ, translated from the coding sequence ATGGCTCAGTACGACGTCGCCGACCGGTCCGCGATCGTGACCGGAGGCGGCTCGGGCATCGGCCGCGCCATCGCGCTCACCCTCGCGGCGAGTGGCGCTTCGGTCCTCGTGACCGACCTGAACGAGGAGCACGCGAAGGCCGTCGTCGACGAGATCACCGCGGCCGGAGGCACCGCTCGCGCGCTCGCCGGGGATGTGACCGACCCGGAGTTCGCGACCGCCAGCGTCGCAGCGGCGAACGAGCTCGCTCCGCTCCGCATCGCCGTCAACAACGCCGGAATCGGCGGAGCGTCCGCGCCCGTCGGCGAGTACCCGGTCGACTCGTGGAGGAAGGTCATCGAGGTCAACCTCAACGCCGTCTTCTACGGGATGCAGCCCCAGCTCGACGCCATCGCCGCCAACGGCGGCGGCGCTATCGTGAACATGGCGTCCATCCTGGGCAGCGTCGGATTCGCGAACTCCTCCGCGTACGTCACCGCGAAGCACGCCCTGTTGGGCCTCACGCAGAACGCCGCGATCGAGTACGCCGGGCAGAACGTGCGCGTCGTCGCGGTCGGCCCCGGCTTCATCCGCACCCCGCTCGTCGCATCGAATCTGGATGCGGACGCCCTGAAGTTCCTCGAGGGCAAGCACGCGCTCGGCCGTCTGGGCGAGCCGGAGGAGGTCGCCGCGCTCGTCGTATTCCTCGCCTCGGATGCCGCGAGCTTCATCACCGGCAGCTACCACCTGGTCGACGGCGGCTACACCGCCCAGTAA
- a CDS encoding TetR/AcrR family transcriptional regulator: MDARQQKTLARLSATILDLASRGPVSEVTVSALAAAAGVHRSTVYEYAPSPAALLESVLRSELDALRTEYLVDVEPSDAGAAVVGVTRAVLRHVDDHDIIYRRGLGTESGAASLHAMLSEHFQASIDLLLDQHSLVVPADDDVERRAIARYLADGTIGAIDVWLTRPRPRDVDAFLALVGRLTPAWWPGSGGSQPPDTASRPA; encoded by the coding sequence GTGGATGCACGCCAGCAGAAGACGCTCGCCCGGCTCAGCGCCACCATCCTCGACCTCGCCAGCCGTGGGCCGGTGAGCGAGGTCACGGTGTCGGCGCTCGCCGCGGCGGCCGGCGTCCACCGCTCGACGGTGTACGAGTACGCGCCGTCACCCGCCGCCCTGCTGGAGAGCGTGCTGCGGTCGGAGCTGGATGCGCTGCGCACCGAGTACCTCGTCGACGTCGAACCGTCGGATGCCGGAGCCGCCGTCGTCGGCGTCACCCGCGCGGTGCTGCGGCACGTTGACGACCACGACATCATCTACCGGCGCGGGCTGGGGACCGAGAGCGGAGCGGCAAGTCTGCACGCCATGCTCAGCGAGCACTTCCAGGCGTCGATCGACCTGCTCCTCGACCAGCACAGCCTCGTCGTCCCGGCGGACGACGACGTGGAGCGCCGAGCGATCGCGCGCTACCTCGCCGACGGCACCATCGGCGCGATCGACGTCTGGCTCACCCGCCCGCGGCCGCGCGACGTGGATGCGTTCCTCGCTCTCGTCGGGCGGCTCACGCCCGCGTGGTGGCCGGGAAGCGGCGGATCGCAACCCCCGGACACCGCATCCCGCCCGGCATAG
- a CDS encoding amino acid ABC transporter permease, producing MSQSNTAHPATGSVPSPGGTRPEPIKAIKLRHPWRIVIAAILILLLVWFIVDASQREAYGWQYVGKYVFDKRISAAALVTLQLTIYSMIIGVVLGLILAVMRLSPNPVVKSVAWLYLWIFRGTPVYVQLVFWGLFSLIYPQIFLGVPWTNIGVDLNLGFMQNAFVIAVIGLALNEAAYMAEIVRAGLLSVDEGQEEAATALGMSWWQTMTRIVIPQAMRVIIPPTGNEVISMLKTTSLVAAIPLTTDLYGVARDISAVTYTPIPLLIVASLWYLLFTSLLMVGQYFLEKRFSRGVNARRPDRNDPALATGALPAAGAPDGNDLGGKG from the coding sequence ATGTCACAGAGCAACACCGCCCACCCGGCGACGGGATCCGTCCCGTCGCCGGGCGGGACCCGTCCCGAGCCGATCAAGGCGATCAAGCTCCGGCACCCCTGGCGCATCGTCATCGCGGCGATCCTCATCCTCCTGCTGGTCTGGTTCATCGTGGACGCTTCCCAGCGCGAGGCCTACGGCTGGCAGTACGTCGGCAAGTACGTCTTCGACAAGCGCATCAGTGCTGCTGCGCTCGTCACCCTCCAGTTGACGATCTACTCGATGATCATCGGCGTCGTGCTCGGCCTCATCCTCGCGGTGATGCGCCTCTCGCCGAACCCGGTCGTGAAGTCGGTCGCCTGGCTGTACCTGTGGATCTTCCGTGGCACCCCGGTCTACGTGCAGCTGGTCTTCTGGGGCCTGTTCTCGCTGATCTACCCGCAGATCTTCCTCGGCGTGCCGTGGACGAACATCGGCGTGGATCTGAACCTCGGCTTCATGCAGAACGCCTTCGTGATCGCCGTCATCGGTCTCGCGCTGAACGAGGCCGCGTACATGGCGGAGATCGTCCGCGCCGGCCTGCTCTCGGTCGACGAGGGCCAGGAGGAGGCGGCGACCGCGCTCGGCATGTCGTGGTGGCAGACGATGACCCGGATCGTCATCCCGCAGGCCATGCGCGTCATCATCCCGCCGACCGGCAACGAGGTGATCTCGATGCTGAAGACCACCTCGCTGGTGGCGGCGATCCCGCTGACGACCGACCTGTACGGCGTCGCGCGCGACATCTCGGCGGTCACCTACACGCCCATCCCGCTGCTCATCGTGGCGTCGCTCTGGTACCTGCTCTTCACCTCCTTGCTGATGGTCGGGCAGTACTTCTTGGAGAAGCGGTTCTCCCGCGGCGTCAACGCGCGCCGCCCGGACCGCAACGACCCGGCCCTCGCGACCGGCGCGCTCCCCGCGGCCGGCGCACCGGACGGCAACGACCTCGGAGGCAAGGGATGA
- a CDS encoding aldo/keto reductase, giving the protein MEQRILGGTGREVSVVGLGTWQLGADWGDVSEDDALGVLEAAAESGVTFFDTADVYGDGRSEQIIGRFVTEHPELPLTVATKMGRREAQDPANFTLPKFREWTDRSRRNLGVDRLDLVQLHCPPTPVFSTDAVYDALDTLVEEGAIENYGVSVETVDEALAAIARPGTATVQIILNAFRLKPLDRVLPAAREAGVGVIARVPLASGLLSGRYTEQTTFAADDHRTYNRHGEAFDVGETFSGVDFEEGVKAAREFAELVPEGATPAQAAIAWIIAQDGVTTVIPGARSPEQARANAAAAGVRLPSDFDEAVHRIYDTHFRASVHPRW; this is encoded by the coding sequence ATGGAACAGCGCATCCTCGGTGGAACAGGACGGGAGGTGTCGGTCGTCGGACTCGGCACCTGGCAGCTCGGAGCGGACTGGGGAGACGTGTCGGAAGACGACGCCCTCGGTGTGCTCGAAGCGGCGGCGGAGTCCGGCGTCACCTTCTTCGACACCGCCGACGTCTACGGCGACGGCCGCAGCGAGCAGATCATCGGGCGGTTCGTGACCGAGCACCCCGAACTGCCGCTCACCGTCGCCACCAAGATGGGGCGGCGCGAAGCGCAGGATCCGGCCAACTTCACCCTGCCGAAGTTCCGCGAGTGGACGGACCGCTCGCGCCGGAACCTCGGGGTCGACAGGCTGGATCTGGTCCAGCTGCACTGCCCTCCCACTCCCGTCTTCTCGACCGACGCCGTGTACGACGCGCTCGACACACTGGTCGAGGAGGGCGCCATCGAGAACTACGGCGTCAGCGTGGAGACCGTGGACGAGGCGCTGGCGGCGATCGCGCGGCCCGGCACGGCGACGGTGCAGATCATCCTGAACGCCTTCCGCCTCAAGCCGCTCGACCGGGTGCTCCCGGCGGCGCGCGAGGCCGGCGTCGGTGTCATCGCGCGGGTGCCGCTCGCCTCCGGGCTGCTCAGCGGCCGGTACACCGAGCAGACGACGTTCGCGGCGGACGACCACCGCACCTACAACCGCCACGGCGAGGCGTTCGACGTGGGCGAGACCTTCTCGGGCGTGGACTTCGAGGAGGGTGTGAAGGCCGCGCGCGAGTTCGCGGAGCTGGTGCCGGAGGGCGCGACGCCAGCGCAGGCGGCCATCGCGTGGATCATCGCGCAGGACGGCGTCACCACCGTCATCCCCGGCGCCCGTTCGCCCGAGCAGGCGCGCGCGAACGCGGCCGCCGCCGGTGTGCGCCTCCCCTCCGACTTCGACGAGGCCGTGCACCGCATCTACGACACCCACTTCCGCGCCTCCGTCCACCCCCGCTGGTAG
- a CDS encoding ribonucleotide-diphosphate reductase subunit beta, translating into MGILGTGIEEGLLLKPVTYQWAMDLYDQAVANTWFPNEIQLGEDIADFKRMTDEERHAVTFLMSYFNPNELLVNKALAFGVYPYINAAEAHLYLAKQMWEEANHCMSFEYVLETFPIDREQAYNSHVDVPSMAKKEEFEVRFIKRMTEQALDITTTEGKQDFIRNLVAYNVILEGIWFYSGFMVALSFRQRNLLRNFGSLIDWVVRDESLHLKFGINLILTVLEENPDLQTPEFANEIRQMILDAVEMEEQYNRDLLPGGILGLNANYINQYVKYLADRRLEELGFEAEYKVSNPAKWMATANDTLELVNFFESTNTSYESNAKASTGR; encoded by the coding sequence ATGGGGATTCTGGGAACGGGAATCGAAGAGGGCCTGCTGCTCAAGCCGGTCACGTACCAGTGGGCGATGGACCTCTACGACCAGGCCGTCGCGAACACCTGGTTCCCGAACGAGATCCAGCTCGGTGAGGACATCGCCGACTTCAAGCGGATGACCGACGAGGAGCGCCACGCGGTCACCTTCCTGATGAGCTACTTCAACCCGAACGAGCTGCTCGTCAACAAGGCCCTGGCCTTCGGTGTCTACCCCTACATCAACGCGGCTGAGGCGCACCTCTACCTCGCCAAGCAGATGTGGGAGGAGGCGAACCACTGCATGTCGTTCGAGTACGTCCTCGAGACGTTCCCGATCGATCGCGAACAGGCCTACAACTCCCACGTCGACGTGCCGTCTATGGCGAAGAAGGAGGAGTTCGAGGTCCGCTTCATCAAGCGGATGACCGAGCAGGCGCTCGACATCACGACGACCGAGGGCAAGCAGGACTTCATCCGCAACCTGGTGGCGTACAACGTCATCCTCGAGGGGATCTGGTTCTACTCGGGCTTCATGGTGGCGCTCTCGTTCCGCCAGCGGAACCTGCTGCGCAACTTCGGTTCGCTCATCGACTGGGTGGTGCGCGACGAGTCGCTGCACCTCAAGTTCGGCATCAACCTCATCCTGACGGTGCTGGAGGAGAACCCGGACCTGCAGACGCCGGAGTTCGCCAACGAGATCCGCCAGATGATCCTGGACGCCGTGGAGATGGAGGAGCAGTACAACCGCGACCTCCTCCCGGGCGGCATCCTGGGCCTGAACGCGAACTACATCAACCAGTACGTGAAGTACCTGGCCGACCGCCGTCTGGAGGAGCTGGGCTTCGAGGCCGAGTACAAGGTCTCCAACCCGGCCAAGTGGATGGCGACCGCCAACGACACGCTGGAGCTGGTGAACTTCTTCGAGTCCACCAACACCTCCTACGAGTCGAACGCCAAGGCCTCCACCGGTCGCTGA
- a CDS encoding ABC transporter substrate-binding protein, with protein MRIRTVAPIAAVAAVAALALSGCVDNSTPSGSSTTSSVSDVKKDDTLAGQLPQKVKDAGKLVVGMDNTYPPNEFKDDNAQPVGWEVDLAKAIGDKLGVKTEFAIAKFDNIIPSVAGGKDDYGMSSFTDTTEREQQVDFVNYYSAGILWASQKGKDIDPDNACGLKVAVQSTTYEDTDEVPAKSKKCTDEGKPAIQALRYDTQDDATNAVILGKADALSADSPVTLYAISKSNGKLQEAGKTFDEAPYGLPVKKDSELTPVLQKAVQALIDDGTYKKILDKWGVADGAVETAEVNAASKG; from the coding sequence ATGCGCATTCGTACCGTGGCTCCCATCGCCGCAGTCGCCGCCGTTGCAGCGCTCGCGCTCAGCGGTTGCGTCGACAACAGCACCCCGTCCGGCAGCTCAACGACGAGCTCGGTCTCGGACGTGAAGAAGGACGACACCCTCGCCGGACAGCTGCCCCAGAAGGTGAAGGATGCCGGCAAGCTGGTGGTCGGCATGGACAACACGTACCCGCCGAACGAGTTCAAGGACGACAACGCCCAGCCGGTCGGCTGGGAGGTCGACCTCGCCAAGGCCATCGGCGACAAGCTGGGGGTGAAGACGGAGTTCGCGATCGCGAAGTTCGACAACATCATCCCGAGCGTCGCCGGCGGCAAGGACGACTACGGAATGTCGTCGTTCACCGACACCACCGAGCGCGAGCAGCAGGTCGACTTCGTCAACTACTACTCGGCAGGCATCCTCTGGGCCTCCCAGAAGGGCAAGGACATCGACCCGGACAACGCCTGCGGCCTGAAGGTCGCCGTCCAGTCGACGACCTACGAGGACACCGACGAGGTCCCCGCCAAGTCGAAGAAGTGCACGGATGAGGGCAAGCCCGCCATCCAGGCGCTCCGCTACGACACCCAGGACGACGCGACGAACGCGGTCATCCTCGGCAAGGCGGACGCCCTCAGCGCCGACTCGCCCGTCACGCTGTACGCGATCTCGAAGTCGAACGGCAAGCTCCAGGAGGCCGGCAAGACCTTCGACGAGGCGCCCTACGGCCTCCCCGTCAAGAAGGACTCGGAGCTCACCCCCGTGCTGCAGAAGGCCGTCCAGGCCCTCATCGACGACGGCACCTACAAGAAGATCCTCGACAAGTGGGGCGTCGCCGACGGCGCCGTCGAGACGGCCGAGGTCAACGCGGCCTCGAAGGGCTGA